The Dehalococcoidia bacterium DNA segment CCAGGAAAGCCTCCCGCACCGAGGCCAAAGTCGCCCTCCGCCACGGCAGCAAGGGCCCTAATGCCATAAGGAACAGCAGCGCCAAAAACAGCGGGCCGTTGATGCGGTTATAAAAGGGCGCCCGCACCGTAACTGCCTCGCCGAAAAACACCTGGGAGATGAGAGGGTAAATTTCCCCCCACAGGGTCGTGAAGGTGATGGCCAACAGCACCAGATTGTTATACAGAAACGCCGCCTCCCGCGACCAGGAGGACTCCAGCCCCCCCGCGCTCTTCAAAGAAGGGGCTCGCCACATCAGAACCAGCACGGCGCTCACCACCACCACACCCATAAAGGCCAAGAACACCCACCCCATCGTAGACTGGGCGAAGGAGTGCACCGACGGCACCGGCCCCCCCCGGTTCATGAACATCCCGAACAGGGCCAACCCCATGGCCAAAATGATCAGCGCATAGTTCCAGGTGCGGAACAGACCCCGCCGCACCTCCACCATAGCCGAGTGGATGAAGGCGGTCATGGCGAACCAGGGCATAATCCCCGCGTTCTCCACCGGGTCCCACGCCCAGTAGCCTCCCCAGCCCAGGATGGTATAGGCCCACCACGCCCCGAACAGGTTGCCCATGCTGAGCAGGAGCCACGCCACCAGCCCCCAGGGACGCCCCGCATCCAACCAGGCCGAGCCCTTGTGCCCCGCCAGCAAAGCCCCCATCCCAAAGGAGAAGGGCACTGCCACCGACACCAGCCCCGTCATCATCGTGGGGGGATGAATGAACATCCCGTAGTGAATCAACAGGGGGTTGATGCCCCGCCCATCGGGAGGGGTGAAGGGCAGACGGGCGAAGGGGTTGGCCAACGCCAGGGTTACGGCCAACAGGAATACGGTGAACAGTCCCAGCACGCCCGCCGTATAGGGCAGGAAAGGTTGGGTGCGGCGGGGGGCAAAGCGTATTGCCAGGGCACCCAGCACCGCCATCGCAAAGGCCAGGAACAGCAACGACCCCTGGTTGCCTGCGTAGAAGGCCACCCACGTCAAGTGCCAATCCAAGGCGCGGTTGCTGTTCTCAAAGACATACCGCACCGAGAAATCCCGCCCCAGGAAGGCCCCGATCAGCCCTGCGATGGAGACAGCCAACATCACGGGGACGAGGTAAAGGGCCCAGCGGGCGCTCTCCACAAGGAGGGGGCGCTGTCGCCACGCCCCCAGGAACGACCCCACCGCCCCATACCCCGCCAAAGCCAAAGCCAGCACCATCGCCACAAGACCACTATCGGCTGCCATAGGTTCCCCCTACGGGCTTGCGCGCCCCCCCGACGGACGACGCTGGGCTAACCGCTCCTGCACAGCCTCGTCCACAGCCTTCAGATACGGCTCCAGGTCGTCCATAGGCGGCGGGGCAGAAGGGCGGGGGGCCATCATCCCCCGCGTTGCCCACCACAGCAGGAGCACCGCCACGACCACTCCGGCGGGGGGCACCAGCCACACCAGCCAATGGCCCCCCTGGGCGGGAGGAGCCGCCAACACCCCCGGCCCGAACCGCTCCACAAAGTACTGCAGGATTTCCTGCTCTGTCCTGCCCTGGGCCAGCATCTCCCGCACTGCCTCCCGCATCTCCTTGGCCTGCTGGGCGCGGGACTGGTCTATCGTCTCCCCCGGGCAGACGGGGCAGATGAGTTGGCGGTCAAGGGCCTGAGCGCGCTCCTCCAAAGACGCCGGGCCGGGCGCACACGCCCCAATACCCGCCACCACGATGCCCAGCGCCAGCACTCTCCCCAGCCACCGTAAAAACCCCAAACCCACACGGCACCTCCATACATAGGTTACCACACGGCATCTCCCCCCCTTGTGAAAGATTTCCCGACCAAAGGTAAGATAGAGAGAAGGAGGAGTGTATGCTCTACCGTTGGGGTCTGCTGATGGTACGCTGGCGGTGGGTGGTGCTGGGGGTGTGGGTGATACTTCTGGCGCTGGCTCTGCCCCTGGCGCCTCGAGCGGGGGAATATCTCAAGTCGGGCTTCGGGCGGGCCGATGTGGAATCCGAACGCGCCCTGACCCTCCTCAAGGAGCGTTTCGGCCTTGCCGAAGCGACCATCACCTTTGTGTTCCAGCATCCCACCCTGCGGGCCACCGATCCCGCCTTCATCGCCCTGGAAGAGCAGGCATTAGCGCCCCTACGGTCCCACCCCGCCGTGCGGGACATCATTACCCACTATGGAAGCCTCAACCCCCGCATGGTCTCGGCCGATGGCGACACGGCCTACGCCCTGGTGTTCCTACGGGGGAGCATCGACGACGCCATGGACATCTACGAGGATCTGCGGCGCTTGGTGGCTACACCCCCAGAGATGCAGATGTGGGCCACAGGGGGCATCCCTATCTTCTCGGAGGTGCAACACATCGCCGAGCGCGACCTACGCCGTGCCGAGGTGATTACCCTCCCCATAGTGTTGGTGGCGTTGGTGCTTGTGTTTGGAGGGCTGGTAGCGGCGGCGGTGCCCCTCATTGTAGGGGCAGCAGGTGTGGCGGTAACCCTAGCCCTTATTGCCCTCCTCTCCCGCACCACGGATATATCTATCTTCGCCCTGAACATCGCCACCGTGCTGGGTCTGGGGATGGCTGTGGACTACGCATTGTTGGTGGTGAGCCGTTTTCGGGAGGAGTTGCGCCAGCACCCGCGGGACGAAGCGGTAGCCATCGCCGTGGATCGGGCCGGGCGAGCCCTCGCCTTTTCGGGCCTTACCACCATTCTGGGTCTCTCGGGTCTCCTGCTGTTCCAATATATGATGCTCCGCTCCATCGGCGTGGGGGGCATTCTGGTAGTGGCCTTTAGCATGGTGGCGGCCTTGACAGCCCTCCCCGCTCTTTTAGCGGTATTGGGGGCGCGGGTCAATGCCCTATCCATCCTCCCCATGCGCGAGGTACAGGAGACCTGGTGGCGGCGCATCGCCCTGGCGGTGATGCGTCGGCCGTGGGTGGTCATCGCCGTCGTGCTAGGCGTGCTTCTGCTGATGGGGAGCCCCTTCCTGCGGGTGCGCATCGGGGCCCTGTGGTCGTCCATCCTCCCCCCGGGGGCAGAAGCGCGCCAGGGTTGGGAAGTGCTGGCACAGGAGTTTGGCGAAGGGGAACTGGCTCCCATCCTGGTCACGGTGCAAGACCCCCAGGGCATCTTGCGCCCCGAGGCGGTGCAGAGGCTCTACACCTTCGCCCAGAGTTTGGCCCAAGACCCCCGTGTAGGGCGGGTGGAGAGCATCGTCACCCTGGATCCCCGCCTGACGGCCGAGCAGTATGCGGCCCTGTATGCCCATCCGACCGAGATCCCCGACCCCGCCTTGCGCTCTGCTGTGGAGACCCTCGCCCGCCCCGATGTTACCTACATGCGTGTGTATAGTAAGCACCCCCCGCTGTCGGAGGAGAGCAAGGCGTTAGTGCGTTCTATCCGTCAGCAGGGGGCGACCACGGGGTTCACGGTAATGGTAACGGGTGCCACCGCCGACATTATGGACGCCGTCGACCTGATGTACGGGCAGTTCCCGTGGGTGGTGGTCTATGTGGCGGGTGCCATTTACCTGTCGTTGCTGGTGCTGTTCCGTTCTGTGGTATTGCCCCTGAAGGCGGTCATGCTGAACACCCTCAGCATTTTGGCCAGTTATGGAGCCTTGGTGTTCATCTTCCAGGAGGGCAACTTCAGCGGGCTTTTGCGCTTTGAGGCGGAGGGCTACACGGAGGCTACGATCCCCATCCTTCTCTTTTGTGTCCTGTTCGGACTGAGCATGGACTATGAGGTGTTCATGCTGGCCCGCATCAAGGAGGAGTATGACGCCACCCGGGACAACACGCGGAGCGTGGCTCTGGGCTTGGAGAAGACGGGGCGCATCGTCACCAGCGCCGCCTTCATCCTGTTTGTGGTGTGCGCCTCCTTTGTGATCGGGGACATCGTGCTCATCAAGGCGTTAGGGGTGGGGGTGGCCCTGGCCGTGCTGTTGGACGCCACAGTGGTGCGGGCCTTGCTGGTACCGGCGACCATGCGTGTGCTGGGGGACTGGAACTGGTGGGCGCCAGGATGGCTGCGGGGACAACCGGTGAGAAGTCGACCCTAGAGGGCTTATCGCCAAAGCGCCCAGCACGGGATCACAGCTTCCAGAAGGTGTCTCCCCTCCCTGCTGTAGAGGGAGTGTGGTAGGCCGACGGGTAGCTCCCCTGTTCCTCCAGAACCCCTTCCGAGCACCCTTTGCTCCCCAGGAGGGGAGACTGCCCGTCCTCGTGACGGTAACTTTCTCTTCCTTTACACCCCTGGTATCGTAGCCACGGCCACTGTGGGCGGGACTATTGGTACGGAGGCCTCCCTGTGTTTCCTAGGGATGGGCATCCCCCGCCCACACCGTCGTGGGGGCGCGACCCGTTCGGCACTGCCACCAACTACGCCCAACTGGCCCCCTGGATTCCCCAGGCCCCGGGCATCGCCGTGAGCCTGGTGGTCTTCGGCTTCAACCTGCTGGGGGATGCCGTTTGCGACCTGCTGCATCCTGCCTGCAGGGGCGGTCATAGCCCCTACGCCAGCAGACGCCGCCGCCCCGTGAGGTAATCCACCAGCATGTATTGGCCCAGGCGCTCGGGACTGGTGTAGAACACCCGCCCCCGATTGATACGGGTCATCTGGTCCACGAAGTCCATCAGGTAGGAGTTGCGGTCCAGCATAAAGGTGTTGATGATGATGCCCTTGCTGGTGCACCGCTTGACCTCTTTCAGGGTCTCCCGAATGGTGCGCGGGCTGGGGGGATACTGGAGGAACAACTGCCCCCCCTCCAGGTGGGCGGTGGGCTCCCCGTCGGAGATCATCAGGATTTGGCGGGTGCCGGTGCACCGGGCCAGCAGTTTCTGGGCGAGCATTAGCCCGTGTTGGATGTTGGTGTAGGGGTCAAACTCGTCCCATGTCAGGTACGGGAGCTTCTCGGGCTTCACCTCCCGCGCATAGGTGGAGAAGCCCACGATGTGGAAGCGGTCACGGGGAAACTGGGTGCGGATAAGGTTGTCCAGGGCTAGGGCCACCTTCTTGGCGGCCAGGAAGTTGCCCCGCATGGCCATGGAGAGGGAGAGGTCTATCAGCAGCACGGTGCTGGACTGGACGAACTGTTCGCTCTGGAACACCTCAAAGTCCTTGGGGTGGAGACGCACCGGGGTGCGGGGGCCGTGGCGGAGCAAAGCGTTGAACAGGGTCCGCAACAGGTCTGGGTCGAAAGGCTCTCCGAACTCCCAGGGGCGGGTATGGGAGGTGCGCTCGCCGGGACCGCCCCGCCAACGGGAGGGGTGTTCCCCCGTGCGGTGGCGACGGATATAGGCGAAGATTTCGTATAGGGCCTTCTGGCCTATTTTGCGCACCCCCTTGGGGGTCAGCTCCAGCCGCCCCCCGATGCGTCGGATGTAGCCCGCCTGCTCCAACACATCCGCCAGGCGTTGCAGGTAGGCTGCCTCCTGGGCCGCCTCGGGGCCGAGCACCTGCTCCATCAGGCTCGTGTCTATGCCTCCCGGAGTGCCCTGCTGGAACCGCCGCAGTTGGCGCTCCAGCTCATCCATTTGTTGCAGGCGCGCAATCACATCCAGAGCTTGAGGCAAATCCAGAGGCTCCTGCCCCTGGAAGGGATACTCCCGGCGCAAAGCCCCCATGGGGAACAGGTCCTCCAGGTTGATGGCCAGGCGGGCCAGTTCCTCCGCCAGTTCCGGGTCTTGCAGGGCCTGTTGTAAGATCTTCTCCAACTGGTGACGCTGGTGGGGGGAGAGGCTCTGCAGAAGGGATTCCAGGTGGGCCGCCTGGCGCTGGAGATGCTCCACCAGTTCCTCCAAGGTGGTGGGGCGCTGGGCGCCGAAGAGGTGGTGCCAGCGCTCCATGAACGGGGAGAAGTTGGGCTGGCCCCCCTGCCGGCGCTGTTCCAGAAGACGGTTGAGGTCACGCACAAACTCTTTGAGGCGCTGGATGTCTTGGGGGGTGAGGCCTTGTAACCCCTCCAGCATATCGTGGAATGTGCGCTGGAGCACCTGCTGTTGCAACGCCTGCAGCAGACGGTCAAAGCGCTCTTTGGCCTCGGCGCTGGTGAACTCGTAGTCCTTGAGGCGTTGGATGGCCGAGGCAGGTTCCTGGGGAAGGCCGTCCAGAAAGCGCAGAGCCTGCTCCACGGCGCGCTGGAGGCGGCGCAGGAGATCCCCCTCCAGGGTGCTCCCCTTCCCCTCCTGCTGAAGGGTCTGGAGTTTGTGGGCCGTCTCCTGGGCGCGCCGGACGAGGGCCTCCCGCTCCAGGCCCAGGATGGCCTCCAGTTCCTTCTGGATGGTGCCCAACACCCCCGAGAGGTTATACCTGTCCAACACCTCTTGGCGGCGCTGGCGCAGACGCTGCAGGAGTTCCTGGATGCCGGGCAGGCGCTGGCCATAGCGCCCCCGTAGGCCCCTCTGCATCAGGGAACGCAGAGCGGTGGCCACATCCCCCTGCCCCATTAGGCTCTCGGACAACTGCTCCATGATGTCGTCTTCATGAAGAGGAAACTCGGCCTGCGTGCCGTCCCACCGGGAATACCTGTAGAACACCATACTGACCCTACCCCTTTGGGCCTGTGTGAGGCCTCAGCCCATCGCCGATACCTTCCTGAGGGATAGACGCCTCCATCCCCAATTCGCGGCGCATCACCGCACAATACGCTGGCTCCGCATCCACTAAAATGAACCGCCGCCCCAACTTCAGGCACGCCTTGCCCACCGTCCCCACCCCTGCGAAGGGGTCCAACACCACATCCCCGATAAAGGAATAATAGCGCACCAGGCGCTCCACAATCTCCAGGGGAAACACGGCGGGATGGTGGGGATGATGGGCTGGACGGGCATACCACACATTGGTAACCGCATATCCATCGTCAATGGTCGACGCCGCTACCGCCTCCCTATCAGGGTGGGTGCGGATGTTCCAGTCAATCAGGCGCTCCGTCTGTTTGCGGTAGACCAGGAAGTACTCGGTTACCGGGACAGGCTTATACTGCAAGGGATGGCGATCGGCGGCGAAGCGTCTGCCCCGCCCCGTGTTCCACCCCGCCCCCTCGGGCTTCACCCAGATGATGTCATCCAGGAAGTCAAAGCCCAAGCGCTCCAGGATGGCGTTGATGTGAAAGGGGACGGGGATACGCCGGCTGGAGCGGCTGCGGCTGGGCCGTCGCACCAGCACCGGGGAGGCGTTGACGATCAGGAACCGCCCTTCGGCCAACACCCGATGGCACTGGGCGAACACCTCCTCCAGCATGGACAGGTAGGAGGGGTAGTCGGGGAACTCCCCATACTGGGGACGGGCGTTGTAGTAAGGGGGCGAGGTGAGCACCAGGTGCACACACCCGTCGGGGAGAGCGGGGAGCACCAGGCGAGCATCCCCACACACCACCTGGGAGGGCAGAGGGTCTTGGATGAGGGGACGCTGGGTGATTACTGGCGCCGGCACCGGATGGGCCCGGGCATACCCCAGACGGGCCAGCAGAACACCAGGGCGCGTTGCCCCCATCACTTCCCCATCGGCACACCGCACCATCACCTCCCCTACCAGAAGGCCATTGTGGGGTTCCAGCAGGGCCACCCGCCACGCCTTGTGCCGGTCGTCCACCTCGGGTAAACCCAGGGCCACCGTCACATCGGGGGGAAGGTGCTGGGCTATCCACTGGCGGACGCGTTGGCGCGCCTGGGCGGCGGTGGTGATGCACCCCAAGCGGGCAGCCAGGCGATTGACCCGCTGGGGCCGACCCTGACGAGGAATAGCAGGGTTTGGAGCCGGCTGCCCCGTCAGGGCACCCATAGCGCACCCCCCTTGCCCATAGAGCCCTATCCCCTTGCCCGCCTCGGCGTCCACGGCCCGGGCACGGGGGGCCTACCCTTTATAGCGGAAGCGCCCTTCCACCCTCTCCCGATTGAGCCGGCGGTTGAGGTGCAGACCGTCCAACACGAACTCCACCACGGAAGCAAACAGGGCCTCATTTTCCCCCACGTGGAACTTCCGCAAAGCCGGCTCAAAGCCCTCAATGCCCCGCAGTTTCTCCACATACACAAAGGAGGGGATAGAAGCACCCGTCTCCACCACCAACCCCTCTTCAAACTTCTGCACCAGAGGGTCAAACTCCCGCACATTGAAGGTGCGGTTGAACACATTCAGCACGGCCTTCTTCAACAGTTCCTCAATGATGCGTCCCTCCCGCCCCTCCTCCACCGTCTCCAGTTCCAGTTTGCCGGCGGTGGAGGCGTAAAGGAAGGGTAGATCGCTCATGCGGGGCACAGCCACCGCCTCGTTGTAGCGGATGGCGCGCCGTAGGGCGGCGGCCAGCAGGGTCTCGTAGTTGGCGATGGTGATGCGCACCGATACCCCCGAGCGCTGATTGATGTCGGGGCTGCGCCGCGCCAGGGCCGTAAACTCCCCCACAATCTCCCGCATGAAGGAGGGCACCTGCACCCGCTCATCCATATCCGGGAAGTGAACACGCTCCTGCTCCACAATGGCCAGTTCGTCCTCAATGGTGCGGGGGTAGTGGGTGCGAATCTGGGCTCCGTAGCGGTCTTTCAGGGGGGTGATGATACGCCCCCGGTTGGTATAGTCCTCGGGGTTGGCGCTGGCCACCACATAGACATCCAACGGTAACCGGATGAGATACCCCCGAATTTGCACATCCCGCTCCTCCAGCAAATTGAACAGACCCACCTGGATGCGCTCGGGCAGATCGGGGAGTTCGTTGATGCAGAAGATGCCTCGGTTCACCCGTGGAATCAGGCCGAAGTGGATGGTCAGTTCATCGGCCAGGTAGCGCCCCTCGGCCACCTTAATGGGGTCCACCTCCCCGATAAGGTCGGCGATAGACACATCGGGGGTGGCCAACTTCTCGGCATAGCGGCGCTCCCGGGGCAGCCAGGCGATTTCCACCTGGTCGCCGTACTGGGCCACCTTGTCCCGGCAGGCCTTACAGATGGGCTTGTAGGGGTTATCGTTAATCTCACACCCCGCAATGACGGGCACCTCCTCGTCCAGCAGGTAGACCAGCTGGCGAATCAGGCGGGACTTGGCCTGTCCCCGTTCGCCCAGGAAGATGATGTCCTGGCCAGCCAGGATAGCGTTCTCAATCTGGGGGATGACGCTGTCCTCGTAGCCGATGATGCCGGGGAAAAGGCGCTCCCCAGAGCGCAGTTTCTGGATGAGGTTTTTGCGCAGTTCCTCCCGCACCGACAGCACCTGATACCCGCTGCGGCGCAGCTCGCCGATGGTCTTAGGCTTACCCTTCTCTGCCATCGCCCGTTCCCCCCCTCTGGAGCACAGTATGGCTACTCCATTATTATCCCATACTTGAGACAGGGATAGGAGTATCTTGGCAGGGGGCAGGCTCCCTGTCAATGGGGAGGCGCTGTGCACCTGCCCCGTTTCTCCCGGATGCTAGGGGGCATGCGTCGTCTGCTGGCTTTCCTACGCGCGCGCCGGGTGGTGGTGCGGGGGTGGAGCATGGCCCCCACCCTTCTCCCCGGCGACTACCTGCTGGTGGACACCAGCGCCTATCGCTCTGCCCCTCCCCAAAGGGGGGATATCGTTGTGGTGCGGGATCCCCATCACCCCCATAGGCTGCTGGTGAAGCGCGTTGTCGCCTTGCCCGGGGAGAAGGTAGAAGAGGCGGGGGAAGGCGTCCTGCGCCCCGCAGAGGATGGGAACGGGGGTGCTGCCCCCGGCCCGCGCTCCTGGACGCTGGGCGAGGGGGAGTACTTTTTGCGCGGGGATGGGGAACCCTTCAGCCGGGACAGTCGGGTTTTTGGCCCCGTCCGCCGGGAGGCCATCCTGGGGCGGGCGTGGCTGGTGTACTGGCCCCTGCACCGCTGGCAACGCCTGGGGTAGGGACGCTACGCCCTGTGGCGCAAGGCCCGTCCGGGGAAAACCCCCGTATGCCTCCCCTGCTCTACCACCACCTTCCCATTCACAATCACCCACTCTATCCCCTCGGGGGGTTCGGTGGGATTGTCCAGGGTAGCCAGCGCCCGCACCTTCTGGGGGTCAAAGACGACGATATCGGCGTAATAGCCGTCCCGCAGGAGGCCCCGGTCGGAAATCCCCAAGGTCTGGGCGGGCAGGCTGGTCATTTTGCGTATCGCCTCGGGCAAGGTGAGGATGCCCTCCTCCCGCACCATATCTCCCAGAATCAGAGGGTAGGAGCCATAGGTGCGGGGGTTGAGGTGCTCCCCCAAATGCAGGGCATCGGTGCCCACCATGTGGGCGGGGTGGCGGAAGAACTCCCGAATGTTCACAGGATTGCCCCCCAGACCCACAAAAGAGGGGGTCAGATCCTCGTCCAACAGCAGAGAACACAGGGTGTCCACGATGCTTTTGCCCGTGTCGTGGGCTATAGCCGCCAGGCTCCACCCGTCATACTTGCGCCACTTGGCCGTGGACAGGTTGGTGACCCGCACACTCCCGAAGTCCCGTCGGTAAAAGTCCGGGTCGCGGGCGATGGCCAAACGCACATCGGGGTCCTTCAGGCGCTTCACCAGGGCCTGGGGGCCCCCGTTGTGGACCCACTCAGGCACCAGAGCAACCAAACGGCTACTGGAATACGGGTAGGGATAGGCATCGAAGGTAACCTGCACCCCCTGGGCGCGCGCCTCGTCGACCAGGCGCAGAAGGCGACGCGCTCCCCCAGGCACCGGGGTGTGGAAGTGCGAGATGTGCAAAGCACACCCGCTGGCACGGGCGATGGCGATGGCCTCCCGGAAGGGGTCGGCGAAGCGGTCGCCCAGAGTGTAGCGCACATGGGTGGCGTAGATGCCCCCCTCTTGGGCCACCACTTTACAGAGGTCTATCAGCTCCTGAGTGTCCGCATAGGAGCCCGGAGGATAGGTGAGGCCCGTGGAGAGGCCGAAGGCCCCCTCCCGCATCCCCGTGCGCAGGAGGTCCTGCTGGCGGCGCACCTCGTCGCTGGTGGCGCGCCGCTCCTCCCACCCGATAGCGGCGATGCGCAACACCGAGTTGCCAATCAGGTAGCAGATGTTCACCGAGGTCTTGTTGTCGTAGCATCCGAGGTACTCGGCCACGGAGGCATAGCGTAGGTCGGGCGGAGGGCGTCCGTCCAGGCCGGCGTTGATATGGGCGAACACCTGGAAGTCATCGGCCGAAAGGAAGGGGGCATAGGAGAGGCCATCCACCCCCACCACCTCGGTGGTTACCCCCTGGAGCACCTTGGGCAAATGGCGCGGATCCCGCAACACCACCATCGCCGAATGGGCGTGCATATCAATGAAGCCGGGGCACACCACCTTGCCGGTGGCGTCTATGGTGCGGATGGCCTGCACCGCCGCGGTATCCCCCCGCAGGAGGCGCAGGCGCTCCCCCTCCACGGCCACATCGGCGCGGAACCAAGGGTTGCCCGTCCCGTCCACCACCATCCCGTTGCGCACCAGCAGGTCAAAGGCCATCCCAACTCCTTCCACCAGCCCCCCTAGGTGGGGCGTGGGAACTCCTCCAGGATAACCGGGCGTTCCAAAGTCTGGTTTCCCCTCTGGATGGTCACGGTAATGTGCTGGCCGACCTTGAACTCCTCCCGCAGGAGGCGTTGGAGTTTGCGCACATTCTGCACAGGGATACCATTGAGGGCGGTGATGACATCGCCCGGCTGGATGCCGCCCTTCGCGGCGGGGCTGTTGCGCTGGACCCCCTGCACCAGCACCCCCTCCCGCACCGCCAGGCCCAACTCCAGGGCCTTCCCGGGGGTAACATTGTCCACCCCCACCCCCAGCCAGGGCCACACCACCCGGCCATTGGCGACGATGGATCGGACCACGGGAACCACTGTCGTGTTGCCCACGGCGAAGCCGATGCCCTGGGCCTCCCGCACCACGATGGTATTGATCCCCACCACCTCGCCCCGCATATTCACCAACGGCCCCCCGCTGTTCCCCTCGTTGATGGCTGCATCGGTCTGCACCAGGTCGTTATACACCCTGTCGCCCACCGCAGTGGAGCGGTTCACAGCGCTCACCACCCCCACCGTTACCGTCGGCTCCCCGGGGAGGCCGAGGGCGTTCCCAA contains these protein-coding regions:
- the ccsA gene encoding cytochrome c biogenesis protein CcsA — protein: MAADSGLVAMVLALALAGYGAVGSFLGAWRQRPLLVESARWALYLVPVMLAVSIAGLIGAFLGRDFSVRYVFENSNRALDWHLTWVAFYAGNQGSLLFLAFAMAVLGALAIRFAPRRTQPFLPYTAGVLGLFTVFLLAVTLALANPFARLPFTPPDGRGINPLLIHYGMFIHPPTMMTGLVSVAVPFSFGMGALLAGHKGSAWLDAGRPWGLVAWLLLSMGNLFGAWWAYTILGWGGYWAWDPVENAGIMPWFAMTAFIHSAMVEVRRGLFRTWNYALIILAMGLALFGMFMNRGGPVPSVHSFAQSTMGWVFLAFMGVVVVSAVLVLMWRAPSLKSAGGLESSWSREAAFLYNNLVLLAITFTTLWGEIYPLISQVFFGEAVTVRAPFYNRINGPLFLALLFLMALGPLLPWRRATLASVREAFLVPGGTALVIVAVLLAVGIRKPYAVVSFAILGMVAAAILKEWVHGTWVRHRRGEGWLTAFLRLLVSNRPRYGGYVVHLGIVVLGLGVTASTFYGVQRDVVLRPGEQVTVNGWTVQFLASRVQVRGDREEQLATLAVYRDGRLEGLYTPWTAFFPTSPIGPVVATRAAIRSTPAEDLYMIASEFLEDGSVLFRVMVNPMVWWMWFGAGPLAVLGVVVSLWPQRRAALATAPGYEGAVPQPVRP
- a CDS encoding cytochrome c-type biogenesis protein CcmH, producing the protein MVTYVWRCRVGLGFLRWLGRVLALGIVVAGIGACAPGPASLEERAQALDRQLICPVCPGETIDQSRAQQAKEMREAVREMLAQGRTEQEILQYFVERFGPGVLAAPPAQGGHWLVWLVPPAGVVVAVLLLWWATRGMMAPRPSAPPPMDDLEPYLKAVDEAVQERLAQRRPSGGRASP
- a CDS encoding MMPL family transporter, with translation MLYRWGLLMVRWRWVVLGVWVILLALALPLAPRAGEYLKSGFGRADVESERALTLLKERFGLAEATITFVFQHPTLRATDPAFIALEEQALAPLRSHPAVRDIITHYGSLNPRMVSADGDTAYALVFLRGSIDDAMDIYEDLRRLVATPPEMQMWATGGIPIFSEVQHIAERDLRRAEVITLPIVLVALVLVFGGLVAAAVPLIVGAAGVAVTLALIALLSRTTDISIFALNIATVLGLGMAVDYALLVVSRFREELRQHPRDEAVAIAVDRAGRALAFSGLTTILGLSGLLLFQYMMLRSIGVGGILVVAFSMVAALTALPALLAVLGARVNALSILPMREVQETWWRRIALAVMRRPWVVIAVVLGVLLLMGSPFLRVRIGALWSSILPPGAEARQGWEVLAQEFGEGELAPILVTVQDPQGILRPEAVQRLYTFAQSLAQDPRVGRVESIVTLDPRLTAEQYAALYAHPTEIPDPALRSAVETLARPDVTYMRVYSKHPPLSEESKALVRSIRQQGATTGFTVMVTGATADIMDAVDLMYGQFPWVVVYVAGAIYLSLLVLFRSVVLPLKAVMLNTLSILASYGALVFIFQEGNFSGLLRFEAEGYTEATIPILLFCVLFGLSMDYEVFMLARIKEEYDATRDNTRSVALGLEKTGRIVTSAAFILFVVCASFVIGDIVLIKALGVGVALAVLLDATVVRALLVPATMRVLGDWNWWAPGWLRGQPVRSRP
- a CDS encoding VWA domain-containing protein, with the translated sequence MVFYRYSRWDGTQAEFPLHEDDIMEQLSESLMGQGDVATALRSLMQRGLRGRYGQRLPGIQELLQRLRQRRQEVLDRYNLSGVLGTIQKELEAILGLEREALVRRAQETAHKLQTLQQEGKGSTLEGDLLRRLQRAVEQALRFLDGLPQEPASAIQRLKDYEFTSAEAKERFDRLLQALQQQVLQRTFHDMLEGLQGLTPQDIQRLKEFVRDLNRLLEQRRQGGQPNFSPFMERWHHLFGAQRPTTLEELVEHLQRQAAHLESLLQSLSPHQRHQLEKILQQALQDPELAEELARLAINLEDLFPMGALRREYPFQGQEPLDLPQALDVIARLQQMDELERQLRRFQQGTPGGIDTSLMEQVLGPEAAQEAAYLQRLADVLEQAGYIRRIGGRLELTPKGVRKIGQKALYEIFAYIRRHRTGEHPSRWRGGPGERTSHTRPWEFGEPFDPDLLRTLFNALLRHGPRTPVRLHPKDFEVFQSEQFVQSSTVLLIDLSLSMAMRGNFLAAKKVALALDNLIRTQFPRDRFHIVGFSTYAREVKPEKLPYLTWDEFDPYTNIQHGLMLAQKLLARCTGTRQILMISDGEPTAHLEGGQLFLQYPPSPRTIRETLKEVKRCTSKGIIINTFMLDRNSYLMDFVDQMTRINRGRVFYTSPERLGQYMLVDYLTGRRRLLA
- a CDS encoding site-specific DNA-methyltransferase — translated: MGALTGQPAPNPAIPRQGRPQRVNRLAARLGCITTAAQARQRVRQWIAQHLPPDVTVALGLPEVDDRHKAWRVALLEPHNGLLVGEVMVRCADGEVMGATRPGVLLARLGYARAHPVPAPVITQRPLIQDPLPSQVVCGDARLVLPALPDGCVHLVLTSPPYYNARPQYGEFPDYPSYLSMLEEVFAQCHRVLAEGRFLIVNASPVLVRRPSRSRSSRRIPVPFHINAILERLGFDFLDDIIWVKPEGAGWNTGRGRRFAADRHPLQYKPVPVTEYFLVYRKQTERLIDWNIRTHPDREAVAASTIDDGYAVTNVWYARPAHHPHHPAVFPLEIVERLVRYYSFIGDVVLDPFAGVGTVGKACLKLGRRFILVDAEPAYCAVMRRELGMEASIPQEGIGDGLRPHTGPKG
- a CDS encoding magnesium chelatase produces the protein MAEKGKPKTIGELRRSGYQVLSVREELRKNLIQKLRSGERLFPGIIGYEDSVIPQIENAILAGQDIIFLGERGQAKSRLIRQLVYLLDEEVPVIAGCEINDNPYKPICKACRDKVAQYGDQVEIAWLPRERRYAEKLATPDVSIADLIGEVDPIKVAEGRYLADELTIHFGLIPRVNRGIFCINELPDLPERIQVGLFNLLEERDVQIRGYLIRLPLDVYVVASANPEDYTNRGRIITPLKDRYGAQIRTHYPRTIEDELAIVEQERVHFPDMDERVQVPSFMREIVGEFTALARRSPDINQRSGVSVRITIANYETLLAAALRRAIRYNEAVAVPRMSDLPFLYASTAGKLELETVEEGREGRIIEELLKKAVLNVFNRTFNVREFDPLVQKFEEGLVVETGASIPSFVYVEKLRGIEGFEPALRKFHVGENEALFASVVEFVLDGLHLNRRLNRERVEGRFRYKG
- the lepB gene encoding signal peptidase I, with protein sequence MHLPRFSRMLGGMRRLLAFLRARRVVVRGWSMAPTLLPGDYLLVDTSAYRSAPPQRGDIVVVRDPHHPHRLLVKRVVALPGEKVEEAGEGVLRPAEDGNGGAAPGPRSWTLGEGEYFLRGDGEPFSRDSRVFGPVRREAILGRAWLVYWPLHRWQRLG